The Pseudomonas eucalypticola genome has a window encoding:
- a CDS encoding aspartate/glutamate racemase family protein — translation MPTHLAPGDYVARPRLGIITGSGPEAGMDMWAKLLEENRRRLGEAFRGDLDAPAVSIISDPELGLSMELHKTEQQVWNALHQDILALDGKVAAFAIACNTLNLFAERIRALNLQTAFVSFCDVLEAFLLRNGQQRVCLLGARPVAELGEWSPYRSLRQHVAFEPAPAQALHQLIYDIKALGPKHPDLRPRFTRMLEGIESDTVLLACTELPLIADIDTDKQLVDVTQLVVEALLDHTGVIREETGT, via the coding sequence ATGCCCACCCACCTGGCCCCGGGCGATTACGTCGCCCGGCCCAGGCTTGGGATCATCACCGGCTCGGGGCCTGAAGCCGGGATGGACATGTGGGCCAAGCTGCTGGAAGAAAACCGCCGCCGCCTAGGCGAGGCCTTCCGCGGCGACCTCGACGCCCCCGCGGTGTCCATCATCTCCGACCCCGAACTGGGGTTGTCGATGGAACTGCACAAAACCGAACAACAGGTGTGGAACGCGCTGCACCAGGACATTCTTGCCCTGGATGGCAAGGTCGCGGCCTTCGCCATCGCCTGCAATACCTTGAACCTGTTCGCCGAACGCATTCGCGCCCTGAACCTGCAAACCGCGTTCGTCTCCTTCTGCGACGTGCTGGAGGCGTTTCTGCTTCGCAATGGCCAGCAGCGCGTTTGCCTGCTGGGCGCGCGGCCTGTGGCGGAGCTGGGTGAGTGGTCACCCTACCGCTCGCTGCGCCAGCACGTGGCTTTCGAGCCTGCGCCGGCCCAGGCCTTGCATCAATTGATCTATGACATAAAGGCACTGGGGCCAAAACACCCGGATCTCAGGCCGCGTTTCACCCGCATGCTGGAGGGCATCGAATCCGACACGGTGCTGCTGGCGTGCACCGAACTGCCGTTGATTGCCGATATCGATACTGACAAACAACTGGTCGATGTCACCCAGCTGGTGGTCGAGGCGTTGCTCGACCATACCGGCGTCATTCGTGAGGAGACCGGGACATGA
- a CDS encoding asparaginase: MSPAQAVPARQVMVLYTGGTIGMQATANGLAPASGFEQRLREQLAEHPDLAIAPWRFRELLPLIDSANMTPQYWQRLREAVVQAVQADGCDAVLVLHGTDTLAYSAAAMSFQLLGLPAPVVFTGSMLPAGVPDSDAWENINGALVMLAQGVAAGVQLYFHGELLVPTRCAKVRSFGRNPFAALKRSGGVARADAVPAALAYDQPKALGNVAVLPLFPGFGAEPLQAVLGSSVQALVLECYGSGTGPCDNPGFIAALKAAHESGVVIVAVTQCHEGGVEFDVYEAGSGLRAAGVLAGGGMTREAAFGKLHALLGAGLPVAEVRRLMEVDLCGELA; encoded by the coding sequence ATGAGCCCAGCCCAAGCAGTACCCGCGCGCCAGGTCATGGTGCTCTACACCGGTGGCACCATCGGCATGCAAGCCACCGCCAATGGCCTTGCCCCCGCGTCGGGCTTCGAACAACGCCTGCGCGAGCAACTGGCGGAACACCCGGACCTGGCCATCGCGCCGTGGCGCTTTCGTGAGCTGCTGCCACTGATCGACAGCGCCAACATGACACCGCAATACTGGCAACGCCTGCGTGAAGCCGTGGTACAGGCCGTGCAGGCCGATGGCTGCGACGCGGTGCTAGTGCTGCATGGCACCGACACACTGGCCTACAGCGCGGCCGCCATGAGCTTCCAATTGCTGGGCTTGCCGGCCCCGGTAGTGTTCACCGGCTCCATGCTGCCCGCCGGTGTGCCAGACAGTGATGCCTGGGAAAACATCAACGGTGCCCTGGTGATGCTTGCCCAAGGCGTGGCTGCCGGCGTGCAGCTGTATTTCCACGGCGAATTGCTGGTCCCGACCCGCTGCGCCAAGGTACGCAGCTTCGGCCGTAACCCGTTCGCGGCGCTCAAGCGCAGCGGCGGGGTGGCCCGTGCCGACGCGGTGCCGGCGGCGCTCGCCTATGACCAACCCAAGGCGCTGGGCAATGTCGCGGTATTGCCCCTGTTCCCGGGTTTTGGCGCAGAGCCTCTGCAGGCGGTGCTGGGCAGCAGCGTGCAGGCGCTGGTGCTGGAATGCTATGGCAGCGGCACAGGCCCGTGCGACAACCCAGGCTTCATCGCCGCCCTCAAGGCTGCCCATGAAAGCGGCGTCGTGATCGTCGCCGTGACCCAATGTCACGAAGGCGGCGTTGAATTCGACGTCTACGAGGCCGGCAGCGGGCTGCGGGCAGCCGGTGTACTGGCCGGTGGCGGCATGACCCGCGAGGCAGCGTTCGGCAAGCTGCACGCGCTGCTGGGGGCAGGCTTGCCCGTAGCTGAGGTCCGTCGCCTGATGGAAGTCGATCTGTGTGGTGAACTGGCCTAG
- a CDS encoding PLP-dependent aminotransferase family protein, whose translation MTVTTAALPFDPAGIQLNAKLGLSRGLYENLRARILDGRLGRGTRMPASRDLARALGVSRNTVTRAYDQLYAEGYLASRVGDGTYVAVLEGVTEKLSTKLSTGLSLGLPTGLSTKWGENTGCVSSEVIHTEACKRLAEHHLPPFRSGPPRAFRVGIPAFDLFPFATWAKLYGDFWRNPAPELLGYGDPAGDPELRSLIAAYLRSSRGLNCSAEQILITTGAQEAISLCAQLLVNPEDRVAVENPGYRAAGHAFINAGAKLKGVPVDGEGLVCSALDEGEPSRMVYVTPAHQYPTGVTLSLARRLALLDWAERHQGWVVEDDYDGEYRYSGAPLAPLAALDRSGRVLYVGTFGKVAFPGLRLGYLVVPAGLVEAFSRKRAVALRHSEIGIQRVMARFIAEGHFQRHIRRMRRAALARRDVLLGNWPADTPGVGPLPPVAAGLHFTVAVDSVAREERLVAAAEAAGVELNGLSHYWLPESAEPVDNRAGLVLGFAAVAPAATLAALDRLRQAWKD comes from the coding sequence GTGACCGTGACCACTGCCGCTCTGCCATTCGACCCGGCCGGCATTCAGTTGAACGCCAAGCTTGGCCTTAGTCGCGGGCTATACGAGAACCTGCGCGCGCGCATTCTTGATGGGCGGTTGGGCAGGGGTACGCGTATGCCGGCCAGCCGGGACCTTGCGCGGGCGCTTGGTGTTTCGCGCAATACCGTGACGCGGGCATATGATCAATTGTACGCCGAGGGCTATCTCGCCAGCAGGGTGGGGGACGGTACCTATGTGGCGGTGTTGGAGGGCGTAACTGAAAAACTATCCACAAAACTGTCCACAGGGTTATCCCTGGGTTTACCCACAGGGTTATCCACAAAATGGGGCGAAAATACTGGGTGTGTGTCCAGTGAAGTTATCCACACCGAGGCTTGCAAACGGCTGGCTGAGCACCATTTGCCACCTTTTCGCAGCGGTCCGCCACGGGCGTTCAGGGTAGGTATTCCGGCGTTCGATCTCTTTCCTTTCGCCACATGGGCCAAGCTTTACGGGGACTTCTGGCGCAACCCGGCGCCCGAACTGCTTGGCTATGGCGACCCTGCCGGTGACCCGGAGCTACGTAGCTTGATCGCGGCCTATTTGCGCAGCTCGCGTGGGTTGAATTGCAGCGCTGAGCAAATTCTGATCACCACCGGGGCTCAGGAGGCCATAAGCCTTTGTGCACAGCTGTTGGTGAATCCTGAGGACAGGGTTGCGGTGGAAAACCCGGGGTATCGCGCGGCGGGTCATGCGTTCATCAATGCAGGCGCAAAGCTTAAGGGCGTGCCGGTGGATGGGGAAGGGTTGGTGTGCAGCGCGCTCGATGAGGGAGAGCCAAGCCGCATGGTGTATGTCACGCCGGCCCATCAGTACCCAACGGGCGTGACGCTCAGTCTGGCCCGGCGCCTGGCGCTGCTGGACTGGGCCGAGCGCCACCAGGGCTGGGTGGTCGAGGATGACTACGACGGCGAGTATCGCTACAGCGGTGCGCCGCTGGCACCTTTGGCAGCGTTGGATCGCAGCGGCCGGGTGCTGTATGTCGGCACGTTCGGCAAAGTGGCCTTTCCTGGCTTGCGCCTTGGCTACCTGGTGGTGCCCGCGGGGCTGGTCGAGGCTTTCTCGCGCAAGCGCGCCGTTGCCCTGCGCCATTCCGAGATCGGTATCCAGCGGGTGATGGCGCGCTTTATCGCCGAGGGCCATTTTCAACGTCACATCCGCCGCATGCGTCGGGCTGCGCTGGCGCGCCGGGATGTTTTGCTGGGCAACTGGCCTGCGGATACTCCAGGGGTCGGCCCATTGCCACCCGTGGCTGCGGGCCTGCATTTCACGGTAGCGGTGGACAGTGTGGCGCGGGAGGAGCGGTTGGTCGCTGCGGCAGAAGCCGCGGGGGTTGAGCTCAACGGGCTGAGCCATTACTGGCTGCCTGAGTCCGCTGAACCTGTGGATAACCGGGCCGGTCTGGTACTCGGGTTCGCAGCCGTGGCGCCCGCCGCCACGCTGGCCGCGCTCGATCGCTTGCGCCAGGCCTGGAAAGACTAG
- a CDS encoding FMN-binding negative transcriptional regulator, giving the protein MYLPTAFHDTDIERLQQQMAATRLAIIVTHGDQGLLASHVPLLLDREGEFGTLRGHLARANPQWRDLANGSQAMVIFAGADAYVSPGFYPSKAEHGKAVPTWNFLAVHAYGHADVFSDPERLHALVSSLTDHHEARQAQPWTVEDAPADYLESMLKAIVGFALPIQRLEGKRKLSQNRSAEDIAGVQRGLASSSDPLDNAVAQLMTQ; this is encoded by the coding sequence ATGTATTTACCCACAGCTTTCCACGACACCGACATCGAGCGCCTGCAACAGCAGATGGCCGCGACCCGCCTGGCTATCATCGTCACCCATGGGGACCAAGGCCTGCTAGCCAGCCATGTACCCCTGTTGCTGGACCGTGAAGGCGAGTTCGGTACGCTGCGTGGCCATCTGGCCCGCGCCAACCCACAGTGGCGTGACCTGGCCAACGGCAGCCAGGCCATGGTGATTTTTGCCGGTGCCGATGCCTATGTGAGCCCCGGCTTCTACCCCAGCAAGGCCGAGCACGGCAAAGCGGTGCCGACCTGGAACTTCCTGGCCGTGCATGCCTACGGCCACGCCGACGTGTTCAGCGACCCCGAGCGCTTGCATGCGCTGGTCAGCAGCCTGACCGACCACCACGAGGCCCGTCAGGCGCAGCCCTGGACGGTCGAAGACGCCCCTGCCGATTACCTGGAGAGCATGCTCAAGGCGATCGTTGGTTTCGCCCTCCCCATCCAGCGCCTGGAAGGCAAGCGCAAACTCAGCCAGAACCGCAGCGCCGAGGATATCGCTGGCGTGCAGCGCGGCCTGGCCAGCAGTTCCGACCCCTTGGACAACGCCGTTGCCCAGCTCATGACGCAATAA
- a CDS encoding GNAT family N-acetyltransferase, whose amino-acid sequence MAIEIRPVSADDHPHWLPLWHAYLRFYETHLAQEVCDSTWQRLLDPSEPTHSALAWHNGRAVGMVNFIYHRSNWSIQNACYLQDLYVAEDTRGSGVGRQLIEHVYATAATNGCNKVHWLTHETNATAIALYERVAERPGFIQFRKTV is encoded by the coding sequence ATGGCCATTGAAATCCGCCCGGTCAGCGCCGATGACCACCCTCACTGGCTGCCCTTGTGGCACGCCTACCTGCGCTTTTATGAAACCCACCTGGCACAGGAGGTCTGCGACTCGACGTGGCAACGCCTGCTCGACCCGTCCGAGCCCACCCATTCGGCCTTGGCCTGGCACAACGGGCGCGCCGTCGGCATGGTGAATTTCATCTACCATCGTTCCAACTGGAGCATCCAGAACGCGTGCTACCTGCAAGACCTGTACGTGGCCGAAGATACCCGCGGGTCGGGGGTTGGCCGCCAGCTGATCGAACATGTTTACGCCACGGCGGCCACCAATGGCTGCAACAAGGTGCATTGGCTGACCCACGAAACCAATGCCACGGCCATTGCGCTGTATGAACGCGTGGCGGAGCGTCCGGGCTTTATCCAGTTTCGCAAAACCGTATAG
- a CDS encoding GNAT family N-acetyltransferase, whose product MSNPLTDWQPAVLPSGSTLQGRFIRLEKLDVAHHGDDLWAALQGPDPKLWDYLPYGPFAERGLFDAWLKGQAAGSDPMFYTVLDKATGRAEGILSLMSIVPEHGRIEIGHVAFGAPMQRTPKSTEAVYLLAKLAFALGNRRLEWKCNNDNARSRQAAERLGFTFEGVFRQHMIVKGRNRDTAWYSITDAQWPHVHAAFEAWLADANQTAQGQLKTLSELRAG is encoded by the coding sequence ATGTCCAACCCCCTCACCGACTGGCAACCGGCTGTATTGCCCAGCGGTTCGACGCTGCAGGGCCGCTTCATCCGCCTGGAGAAACTCGACGTCGCTCACCATGGCGATGATCTGTGGGCCGCCTTGCAGGGCCCCGACCCGAAGCTATGGGATTACCTGCCATACGGACCGTTTGCCGAGCGTGGCCTGTTCGATGCGTGGCTGAAAGGCCAGGCCGCCGGCAGCGACCCGATGTTCTACACGGTGCTCGACAAGGCCACCGGCAGGGCCGAAGGCATCCTCAGCCTGATGTCCATCGTGCCGGAGCACGGACGTATCGAGATAGGCCACGTGGCCTTCGGTGCGCCTATGCAACGCACACCGAAAAGCACCGAGGCGGTGTACTTGCTCGCCAAGCTGGCCTTCGCCCTGGGTAACCGCCGGCTCGAGTGGAAGTGCAACAACGACAACGCGCGCTCCAGGCAAGCAGCCGAGCGTTTGGGCTTCACGTTCGAGGGGGTCTTCCGCCAACACATGATCGTCAAAGGCCGCAACCGCGACACGGCCTGGTATTCGATCACCGACGCCCAGTGGCCGCACGTGCATGCCGCGTTCGAGGCCTGGTTGGCCGATGCCAACCAGACCGCGCAGGGTCAACTGAAGACCCTGAGCGAACTTCGCGCCGGTTAA
- a CDS encoding homocysteine S-methyltransferase family protein, translating into MTEAPVVILDGGMGRELQRRGAPFRQPEWSALALGEAPDAVRDVHTAYIDSGSQVITTNSYAVVPFHIGEERFAREGQSLADVAGRLARQAADVQPGVQVAGSLPPLFGSYRPDLFQPQRVAELLQPLIQGLSPHVDLWLAETQSCIAEARAIRAGLPADGKAFWLSFTLKDEDTDEVPRLRSGEPVVDAAKAAAELGVQVLLFNCSQPEVIGAAIDAARETFAAMGAAVAIGAYANAFPPQPKDATANDGLDPLREDLDPPGYLQWAADWRARGATHIGGCCGIGPEHIAVLAAGL; encoded by the coding sequence ATGACTGAAGCGCCAGTGGTAATTCTCGATGGTGGCATGGGCCGGGAGCTGCAGCGTCGCGGGGCGCCGTTCCGTCAGCCCGAGTGGTCTGCGCTGGCCTTGGGCGAAGCGCCGGATGCAGTACGCGATGTTCACACCGCCTATATCGACAGTGGTTCTCAGGTCATCACCACCAACAGCTACGCGGTGGTGCCCTTTCATATTGGCGAAGAGCGCTTCGCCCGTGAGGGGCAGTCCTTGGCCGATGTCGCTGGCCGCCTGGCGCGGCAAGCAGCCGATGTACAACCGGGCGTGCAGGTGGCAGGGTCGCTGCCGCCGTTGTTCGGCTCTTATCGCCCAGACCTGTTTCAGCCCCAGCGCGTGGCGGAATTACTGCAACCGCTGATTCAGGGGCTGTCCCCTCACGTGGACCTGTGGCTGGCCGAGACCCAAAGCTGCATTGCCGAAGCTCGTGCCATCCGTGCCGGTTTGCCAGCAGATGGCAAGGCGTTCTGGCTGTCGTTCACGCTCAAGGACGAGGACACCGACGAGGTGCCGCGTCTGCGCTCTGGCGAACCGGTGGTGGACGCGGCCAAGGCCGCGGCTGAACTGGGGGTGCAGGTGCTGCTGTTCAACTGCAGCCAGCCTGAAGTGATCGGTGCCGCCATCGATGCCGCGCGGGAAACCTTTGCGGCAATGGGCGCGGCCGTGGCCATCGGCGCTTATGCCAATGCGTTCCCCCCGCAGCCCAAGGATGCGACGGCCAACGACGGCCTGGACCCGTTGCGCGAGGACCTGGACCCGCCCGGCTACCTGCAGTGGGCCGCTGACTGGCGCGCGCGGGGCGCGACCCACATTGGCGGGTGCTGTGGGATCGGCCCGGAGCACATCGCGGTGTTGGCGGCAGGTCTTTAA
- a CDS encoding ABC transporter substrate-binding protein: protein MKLRALLGLGLLALAASTQAVAGATLQRVQDHKELVGVLMESYPPFSFLNDQNQLAGFDVDVAKAVAQKLGVTLRLETPSWDVIAAGHWSGRYDICICSMTPSKARAEVFDFPVEYYASPAVIVVNATDDRIHSAKDLSGMTVGLTSASSYESYLNKNLVIEGAEDKPLVYPFENVQIAPYDTDNVAFQDLALGAGKRLDAILTNLVTAQPRLNQDKRFKLAGAPLYEEPNSVAIEKGDPQWDAKVRQVFAELKQDGTLSKLSQQWIGADISK, encoded by the coding sequence GTGAAACTACGCGCACTGCTGGGCCTCGGCCTACTGGCTCTGGCCGCCTCCACTCAAGCCGTAGCGGGCGCCACGTTGCAGCGTGTGCAGGACCACAAGGAACTGGTCGGCGTATTGATGGAAAGCTACCCACCCTTTTCCTTCCTCAACGACCAGAACCAATTGGCCGGCTTCGACGTCGACGTAGCCAAGGCCGTTGCCCAGAAGCTGGGCGTGACCTTGCGCCTGGAAACCCCATCATGGGACGTGATCGCCGCAGGGCACTGGAGCGGCCGTTACGATATCTGCATCTGCTCGATGACACCGAGCAAGGCCAGGGCCGAGGTGTTCGACTTCCCGGTGGAGTACTACGCATCGCCGGCGGTGATCGTGGTCAACGCCACTGATGACCGCATTCACTCGGCCAAGGACTTGTCGGGCATGACGGTCGGCCTTACCAGCGCTTCCAGCTACGAAAGCTACCTGAATAAGAACCTGGTGATCGAAGGTGCCGAGGACAAGCCCTTGGTCTATCCCTTCGAGAACGTTCAGATCGCGCCCTACGACACCGACAACGTGGCCTTCCAGGACCTGGCACTGGGCGCCGGCAAGCGCCTGGATGCCATCCTCACCAACCTGGTTACCGCCCAACCACGCCTGAACCAGGACAAACGTTTCAAGCTGGCCGGGGCGCCACTGTATGAAGAACCCAATTCGGTGGCCATCGAAAAAGGTGATCCGCAATGGGATGCCAAAGTGCGTCAGGTGTTCGCCGAACTCAAGCAGGACGGCACGTTGAGCAAACTGTCGCAACAGTGGATTGGCGCCGATATCAGTAAATGA
- a CDS encoding amino acid ABC transporter permease encodes MTSFQPPRPPQQVRPSLLQRVFGFRTRLYLTWAAMFCLFAGFFLSFDLKLSIIADKLPNLIGLHVAPNGFLQGAALTLFLCVCSIVVSVLLGFVTALARLSSSAVAFGVASFYASFFRGTPLLIQILLIYLGLPQLGIVPGAISAGIIALSLNYGAYLSEIFRAGIIGVATGQREAALALGLRPAQIFWRVTLPQAMRTIIPPTANQFISMLKDSSLISVMGVWEVMFLAQSYGRSSYRYIEMLTTAAVLYWIMSIGMELLQARLEAYYGKAYRERR; translated from the coding sequence ATGACTTCCTTCCAGCCCCCACGCCCACCGCAGCAGGTTCGCCCGAGCCTGTTGCAACGAGTTTTCGGTTTCCGCACCCGGCTGTACCTGACCTGGGCAGCGATGTTCTGCCTGTTCGCCGGGTTCTTCCTGAGCTTTGACCTGAAACTGTCGATCATCGCCGACAAGTTGCCGAACCTGATCGGCCTGCACGTGGCACCCAATGGTTTCCTGCAGGGTGCAGCCCTGACACTATTCCTGTGCGTGTGCTCGATCGTGGTGTCCGTGCTGCTGGGGTTCGTCACTGCCTTGGCGCGCTTGTCCAGCAGCGCCGTGGCCTTCGGCGTAGCGAGCTTCTATGCGTCGTTTTTTCGCGGCACACCGCTGCTGATCCAGATTCTGCTGATTTACCTGGGCCTGCCGCAGCTGGGCATCGTGCCGGGCGCCATCAGCGCAGGCATCATCGCGCTGTCGCTGAACTACGGTGCCTACCTGAGTGAAATCTTCCGTGCGGGCATCATCGGCGTCGCCACTGGCCAGCGCGAGGCTGCCTTGGCGCTGGGCCTGCGTCCGGCGCAGATCTTCTGGCGCGTCACCCTGCCCCAGGCCATGCGCACCATCATCCCACCCACGGCCAACCAGTTCATCTCGATGCTGAAGGACTCGTCGCTGATCTCGGTGATGGGGGTATGGGAAGTGATGTTCCTGGCACAGTCCTACGGGCGGTCCAGCTATCGCTATATCGAAATGCTGACCACGGCGGCGGTCCTGTACTGGATCATGTCCATTGGCATGGAGCTGCTGCAGGCGCGCCTGGAAGCGTATTACGGCAAGGCCTATCGCGAACGCCGCTGA
- the oadA gene encoding sodium-extruding oxaloacetate decarboxylase subunit alpha — protein sequence MTKKIFVTDTILRDAHQSLLATRMRTDDMLPICDKLDKVGYWSLEVWGGATFDACVRFLKEDPWERLRKLRAALPNTRLQMLLRGQNLLGYRHYSDDVVRAFVAKAAVNGIDVFRIFDAMNDVRNLRVAIEAVKAAGKHAQGTIAYTTSPVHTIKAFVEQAKTMEAMGCDSVAIKDMAGLLTPYATGELVKALKAEQSLPVFIHSHDTAGLAAMCQLKAVENGADHIDTAISSFAWGTSHPGTESMVAALKGSEFDTGLSLELLQEIGLYFYAVRKKYHQFESEFTAVDTRVQVNQVPGGMISNLANQLKEQGALSRMNEVLAEIPRVREDLGYPPLVTPTSQIVGTQAFFNVLAGERYKTITNEVKLYLQGGYGQAPGQVNEKLRRQAIGSEDVIDVRPADLLKPEMVRLRGEIGTLATSEEDVLTYAMFPDIGRKFLEERAAGKLTPEVLLPIPEPGKAPSAGGEGVPTEFVIDVHGETYRVDITGVGVKAEGMRHFYLSIDGMPEEVVFEPLNEFVGGGIGKRKQASEPGHVSTTMPGNIVDVLVKEGDVVKAGQALLITEAMKMETEVQAPVAGKVTAIHIAKGDRVNPGEILIEIVG from the coding sequence ATGACTAAGAAGATCTTCGTTACCGACACTATCCTGCGCGACGCCCACCAGTCCTTGCTGGCAACCCGCATGCGCACCGATGACATGCTGCCTATCTGCGACAAGCTCGACAAGGTTGGCTATTGGTCGCTGGAGGTGTGGGGCGGCGCCACGTTCGACGCTTGTGTGCGTTTCCTCAAGGAGGACCCTTGGGAGCGCCTGCGCAAATTGCGCGCCGCATTGCCCAATACCCGCCTGCAGATGTTGCTGCGTGGCCAGAACCTGCTGGGCTACCGCCACTACAGCGATGACGTGGTGCGCGCCTTTGTCGCCAAGGCGGCGGTCAACGGCATCGATGTTTTCCGCATCTTCGACGCCATGAACGATGTGCGTAACTTGCGCGTGGCGATTGAAGCGGTGAAAGCAGCCGGCAAGCATGCCCAGGGCACCATCGCCTACACCACCAGCCCGGTGCACACCATCAAGGCGTTCGTGGAGCAGGCCAAGACAATGGAAGCCATGGGCTGCGATTCTGTCGCGATCAAGGACATGGCCGGCCTGCTCACTCCTTATGCCACGGGTGAGTTGGTCAAGGCGCTGAAAGCCGAGCAGTCGCTGCCGGTGTTCATCCACTCCCACGACACCGCCGGCCTGGCCGCCATGTGCCAGCTCAAGGCCGTGGAAAACGGTGCCGACCATATCGACACGGCTATTTCCAGCTTCGCCTGGGGCACCAGCCACCCGGGCACCGAGTCCATGGTCGCGGCGCTCAAGGGCAGCGAATTCGACACCGGCCTGAGCCTGGAGCTGCTGCAGGAGATCGGCCTGTACTTCTATGCAGTGCGCAAGAAGTACCACCAGTTCGAAAGCGAATTCACCGCCGTCGACACCCGCGTTCAGGTGAACCAGGTGCCCGGCGGGATGATTTCCAACCTGGCCAACCAGCTCAAGGAGCAGGGCGCCCTGAGCCGCATGAACGAAGTGCTGGCCGAGATCCCACGGGTACGCGAAGACCTGGGCTACCCGCCGTTGGTGACCCCGACTTCGCAGATCGTCGGCACCCAGGCGTTCTTCAACGTGTTGGCCGGCGAGCGCTACAAAACCATCACCAATGAAGTGAAGCTGTACCTGCAGGGCGGTTACGGCCAGGCCCCCGGCCAGGTCAATGAGAAACTGCGCCGCCAGGCCATCGGTAGCGAAGACGTGATCGACGTGCGCCCTGCCGACCTGCTGAAGCCGGAAATGGTGCGCCTGCGCGGTGAGATCGGCACCCTGGCCACGTCGGAAGAAGATGTACTGACCTACGCCATGTTCCCCGACATTGGCCGCAAGTTCCTCGAAGAGCGCGCCGCCGGCAAGTTGACCCCTGAAGTACTGCTGCCCATTCCCGAACCAGGTAAAGCGCCGTCGGCGGGCGGTGAGGGTGTACCGACCGAGTTCGTCATCGATGTGCACGGCGAAACCTACCGTGTGGATATCACCGGCGTGGGTGTGAAAGCCGAAGGCATGCGCCACTTCTATCTGTCCATCGATGGCATGCCGGAAGAAGTGGTATTCGAACCGCTCAACGAATTCGTGGGCGGGGGCATCGGCAAGCGCAAGCAGGCCAGCGAGCCGGGCCATGTCAGCACCACCATGCCGGGCAACATCGTCGATGTGCTGGTCAAGGAAGGCGATGTGGTCAAGGCAGGCCAGGCGCTGTTGATCACTGAGGCGATGAAGATGGAAACCGAAGTGCAGGCGCCGGTGGCTGGCAAGGTGACGGCCATCCACATTGCCAAGGGCGACCGGGTGAACCCGGGCGAAATCCTGATCGAGATCGTTGGCTGA